In Deltaproteobacteria bacterium, a single genomic region encodes these proteins:
- the pbpC gene encoding penicillin-binding protein 1C — protein sequence MTKAWRRRLLLIATTVVIAGAWLSWRRLWDDLRERAGEPSDALEDRWFDGQRVLDRNGALLRELPTDHNRRGRPLTRGELGERLVTATLVSEDRSFFEHDGIDRAALARALEQNLRHTRLVSGASTITQQLVKLLDTRGVPGDRDLELKLREAARAQNLEEVLDKDTILVEYMNRLPYGHGLVGPEAAAQGYFGVRSRDLSWAQAALLAVLPRAPSALDPAKHLARAVLRQRALLHELHGAGHLDDDALARALAEPLEVQTIEHPFFAPHFIAMLQAESRLAEHGVTRTTLDLRLQRDVEGLVRTHLAAIGEHGVGNAAVMVVDNASGDVLAYVGSADPESLDIDGAVDMVRARRQPGSTLKPFVVAAALAAGHSPTELLADVPTEFIEGGGQAWAPGNFDGGHVGPIALREALAASLNVPMVRLAAELGAARLLAQLHALGFGSLDREADHYGLSIALGTGEVELRELAAAYVTLARGGESIPLRVDLDQAVPAGVRVIDAGVAAAVTDALSDPLARVRLLEGRSPFDIGFALAAKTGTSSGYRDAWTAGYTHERTVVVWVGNADGRATRQVTGAGGAGPLFADVMRRAMLDVPTRAPLLAHDALERVEVCALSGTRPHDDCLDRVVRGFVPGAAPQAACTIHRRATPVARARDGRMRWRCDGHGEVVARMPAELRTWLQGLPDGAPGRDADGLPWLADDRVDGCDDGEHGPPTLTITAPLAGSVLPRATPGIADRIELAAATGGGLDVDAVDFVLDGRVVATARGRLIARVAVGPGDHELYARPHDGDRTAVAERIHFSVR from the coding sequence GTGACCAAGGCCTGGCGCCGCCGCCTGCTGCTCATCGCGACCACCGTGGTGATCGCGGGCGCGTGGCTGTCGTGGCGACGCCTGTGGGACGACCTGCGTGAGCGCGCCGGCGAGCCCAGCGACGCGCTCGAGGATCGGTGGTTCGATGGCCAGCGCGTGCTCGACCGCAACGGCGCGCTGCTGCGCGAGCTGCCGACCGACCACAACCGACGCGGTCGCCCGCTGACCCGCGGCGAGCTCGGGGAGCGGCTCGTGACCGCGACGCTCGTCAGCGAGGACCGCTCGTTCTTCGAGCACGACGGCATCGACCGCGCCGCGCTCGCGCGCGCGCTCGAGCAGAACCTGCGGCACACGCGTCTGGTCTCGGGCGCCAGCACCATCACGCAACAGCTGGTGAAGCTGCTCGACACCCGCGGCGTGCCCGGCGACCGCGATCTCGAGCTCAAGCTGCGCGAGGCCGCACGCGCGCAGAACCTCGAGGAGGTGCTCGACAAGGACACCATCTTGGTCGAGTACATGAACCGGCTGCCGTACGGCCACGGCCTGGTGGGGCCCGAGGCGGCCGCGCAGGGCTACTTCGGGGTGCGCAGCCGTGACCTGTCGTGGGCCCAGGCCGCGCTGCTCGCGGTGCTGCCCCGGGCGCCCTCGGCCCTCGATCCGGCCAAGCACCTCGCACGCGCGGTGCTGCGTCAGCGGGCGCTGCTGCACGAGTTGCACGGCGCCGGTCACCTCGACGACGACGCGCTGGCGCGGGCCCTGGCCGAGCCGCTCGAGGTGCAGACCATCGAGCACCCGTTCTTCGCGCCGCACTTCATCGCGATGCTGCAGGCGGAGTCGCGACTCGCCGAGCACGGGGTCACTCGCACCACCCTCGATCTTCGATTGCAGCGCGACGTCGAGGGGCTGGTGCGCACCCACCTGGCGGCGATCGGCGAGCACGGCGTCGGCAATGCCGCGGTGATGGTGGTCGACAACGCCAGCGGCGACGTGCTCGCCTACGTCGGCAGCGCCGACCCCGAGTCGCTCGACATCGACGGCGCGGTCGACATGGTGCGCGCACGTCGACAGCCCGGTTCGACGCTCAAGCCCTTCGTGGTGGCCGCGGCGTTGGCCGCCGGCCACAGCCCGACCGAGCTGCTCGCCGATGTGCCGACCGAGTTCATCGAGGGCGGCGGTCAGGCGTGGGCGCCGGGCAACTTCGATGGCGGCCACGTCGGCCCCATCGCGCTGCGCGAGGCGCTGGCGGCCAGCCTCAACGTGCCGATGGTGCGGCTCGCCGCGGAGCTCGGCGCCGCGCGGCTGCTCGCGCAGCTGCACGCGCTGGGCTTTGGCAGCCTCGATCGCGAGGCCGACCACTACGGCCTGTCAATCGCGCTCGGCACCGGCGAGGTCGAGCTGCGCGAGCTCGCGGCGGCGTACGTCACCCTCGCGCGCGGCGGCGAGTCGATCCCGCTGCGCGTCGATCTCGACCAGGCAGTGCCGGCCGGCGTGCGCGTGATCGATGCCGGCGTCGCCGCAGCGGTCACCGACGCGCTGTCGGATCCCCTCGCGCGCGTGCGCTTGCTCGAGGGCCGCAGCCCGTTCGACATCGGCTTCGCGCTCGCGGCCAAGACCGGCACCAGCTCGGGATATCGCGACGCGTGGACCGCGGGCTACACCCACGAGCGCACGGTGGTCGTGTGGGTCGGCAACGCCGACGGCCGTGCGACGCGACAGGTCACGGGCGCCGGTGGTGCTGGGCCGCTGTTCGCCGACGTGATGCGCCGCGCGATGCTCGACGTACCGACCCGCGCGCCGCTGCTGGCCCACGATGCGCTCGAGCGCGTCGAGGTCTGCGCGCTGTCGGGTACGCGCCCGCACGACGACTGCCTCGACCGTGTGGTGCGGGGCTTCGTACCGGGCGCGGCCCCCCAGGCCGCGTGCACGATCCACCGCCGCGCCACGCCGGTCGCCCGCGCCCGCGACGGTCGCATGCGCTGGCGCTGTGACGGCCACGGTGAGGTGGTCGCGCGCATGCCCGCCGAGCTGCGCACCTGGCTTCAGGGTCTGCCCGATGGCGCCCCTGGCCGCGACGCCGACGGCCTCCCGTGGCTGGCCGACGATCGCGTCGACGGTTGCGACGACGGCGAGCACGGCCCGCCCACGCTCACGATCACGGCCCCGCTCGCGGGCAGCGTGCTGCCGCGCGCGACCCCCGGGATCGCCGATCGCATCGAGCTCGCCGCCGCCACGGGTGGCGGCCTCGACGTCGATGCGGTCGACTTCGTGCTCGACGGCCGCGTCGTCGCCACCGCCCGCGGGCGCCTGATCGCCCGCGTCGCGGTCGGCCCGGGCGATCACGAGCTGTACGCACGGCCCCACGACGGCGATCGCACCGCGGTCGCCGAGCGGATCCACTTCAGCGTGCGCTGA
- a CDS encoding VWA domain-containing protein — protein MRRTRGVRAMGGVLSGLWLAACSSDPNAVASETTSDTNGGVTMTAAGQESEGSGAGTTGATTTASTTATDTTTTTGSSSEGFDPPVNFDLGGNPDSPPGLDSGCHAVDFLFVIDNSGSMSAQQAQLLNSFNGFITAIQDSLDQVDSYHVGVITSDNYTGNAPGCQTIGDLVSETHGFDAANQVCTPFADGYRFATDDDDLIEKFPCMAHVGTGGSPIEQPVTALIAALDPAKAVNGGCNEQFIRDEAILVVVIVTDDPPYQFDMDDAHPNTDTTMWHDLVVEGKNGNEEAIVVIGFIPWMNIACTAAESPNLIGFVDSFGERGVKASVCEPDYGPLFAAAIDTIEGTCSNFTP, from the coding sequence ATGCGACGAACACGGGGCGTGCGAGCGATGGGCGGCGTGCTGTCGGGGCTGTGGCTGGCCGCGTGCAGCTCCGACCCCAACGCGGTCGCGAGCGAGACGACCTCCGACACGAACGGCGGGGTCACCATGACCGCGGCGGGTCAGGAGTCCGAGGGCAGCGGCGCAGGCACGACCGGAGCGACCACGACCGCCAGCACGACGGCGACCGACACCACCACCACCACGGGCTCGAGCAGCGAGGGCTTCGATCCGCCGGTCAACTTCGACCTCGGCGGCAACCCCGACTCGCCGCCCGGCCTCGACAGTGGCTGCCACGCGGTCGACTTCCTGTTCGTGATCGACAACTCCGGCAGCATGTCGGCGCAGCAGGCCCAGCTGCTCAACAGCTTCAACGGCTTCATCACCGCGATCCAGGACTCGCTGGATCAGGTCGACTCCTATCACGTCGGGGTCATCACCAGCGACAACTACACCGGCAACGCGCCGGGCTGTCAGACCATCGGCGATCTCGTCAGCGAGACCCATGGCTTCGACGCGGCCAACCAGGTCTGCACGCCGTTCGCCGACGGCTATCGCTTCGCGACCGACGACGACGACCTGATCGAGAAGTTCCCTTGCATGGCCCACGTCGGCACCGGCGGCAGCCCCATCGAGCAGCCGGTGACCGCACTCATCGCCGCGCTCGACCCCGCGAAGGCCGTCAACGGCGGCTGCAACGAGCAGTTCATCCGCGACGAGGCCATCTTGGTGGTGGTGATCGTGACCGACGATCCGCCGTACCAGTTCGACATGGACGACGCCCATCCCAACACCGACACCACGATGTGGCACGACCTGGTGGTCGAGGGGAAGAACGGCAACGAAGAGGCCATCGTCGTCATCGGCTTCATCCCGTGGATGAACATCGCCTGCACCGCGGCCGAGAGCCCCAACCTCATCGGCTTCGTCGACTCGTTCGGCGAGCGCGGCGTGAAGGCCAGCGTGTGCGAGCCCGACTACGGGCCGCTGTTCGCCGCCGCCATCGACACCATCGAAGGTACCTGCAGCAACTTCACCCCCTGA